In Quercus robur chromosome 11, dhQueRobu3.1, whole genome shotgun sequence, the sequence attcactttaaaacctgatttctatttgaaactattaaaaatttatctaaacaataagaaaaacatgattgaacttattgaaagcatggaagaactaatacatcaaaagaaatctaattgaacaatcaaatatgttattgataaaatcctagaaagaatcacgttgaatattcataccgtatagaagaaacataacccctagccctagcaaagagtttaggctgccattagagaaagaaaaatgcaagATTTTCTCTCCCCAAAATTCGTTCTACCagcctcccttcaaaaccctaatgtctaagtgtctaaagaaaataaaacatttactattttaatttctgtCCAGGTTTACAGcggtaacttgtgagttaatttcggccttcaaaaattgagaatttcgaaaaactcaaaactggaaagttgtagatatttaagtcacaGTTCCAACCCAACTAGCCTTGtgttaattggatttttgaggagagagatacgcccaaaatactgatcagtgctcagatttttccttttcagattctgcttctttgatttctttccttatttgaagcttccaatcatggtagacgatccaagcactccagctgcacctccttagacatttaagcatggtcctttagctccactttaattctagtttggcctccattctctcacaaattcctgtaaactcatctttctcacataatttcctgaaagtaaaaaattacacacaatgaatagcatcttattcaagaaattatgtaaagataaataatagggactaatgcaaatcatggcttaattatacaaattaagcatgataataaggagataacacccatataaatatataacaagtatacattttaaggcgttatcaaAAACCCATcacccacaacccaccaccacaacaCACCAATCTAGAAACCCAGAAAGCCAACTGATCTCCACCATCAGAAACCCACAAGAATGCACCGATCTCCATCGCCTAAAACCCACAAGAACTCATCGATCTCCACCATTAGAAACCCATGTCCCACCACAATCCTCAACCCCAGACCCACCAAGCAAACCCACCAAAATTCGATTAGCAATCCTCAGCCTCTTCACCATGATGATCTTGCCTCCGTAATCGTCCCCATAAAACTCTCCTTCACCACCGCTCCAACACCTTTTATTCAGGCCCAAAGCTCCAACACCTTCCCCAAAGACAGAAAGAGGGAGACAAGAGAAGTCAGAGGCaaattgagaaagaaagagtTGAGAAAGAATGAGTCTAACacatagaggagagagaaagaataaaagggattaaaatattattattttgttttggcatagtgctacagtaccatcatACATTTatgatggtactgtagcactatgccaaaaaaatttacaattttccaTGTTTACAATTCCGGCTATTGAGACAAATTGGGTCTGAATGCTAAAATATACTTACATTTGGCATTTGTAAGCCTagctgtgaatgctcttatatatatatataacaatattttcTAAAAGTATGTACTTCATTATacatccaactaattctaaatttcataaaataaaataaaaatagagaaatacatTTATCTAAAATGCACTAGCatttggggaggggggggggttTAATTGCTATTTTATAACCCAAAAGCATAAAAATACCCATTGTATCTAGGTGGGCATatccaaaattttttgcaacctTGCTACAGTGGATTCTTATAAATAAGAACCCACTGTAGTAGGttgtaaagaattttttaatataaaaatattctcTCCTCCCTATTATttgagttctctctctctctctctctccctctctcatggTGGAgaacgccgtttatggtggAGGTTGATGGGTTTGGGTCGCGAAGATCATGGTGAAGATTGGTGAGTTTGCGTTGTAGTGGACCGATGGACTGGTGGTTATGGTTTAGGTCTATGATCTGTGTCATAGCGGTTGCTAAACTTGGTTTTGGCATTTAAGTTTCAGTGGTGGTTGGGTTTTCTTTGCGGTGGTGGCGGCGGTGGCTAgtggtttgggttttgagttttgtttagGTGCTTGGTGATTTTCAGTTTGGGTATTCGGTGAGTTAGGAAATGCGGGGCCAAATACTACTTTCTCCATTGAGTAGATTGTGACTCTAATGCCCATTACAAGGTTTacattaaaacaatttttttagttagtataatttctaaactatttagcaaactaACATCTTGAGGTTAAGAGACTCGAGATCACTGTAGTAAATCGAGTATCACAGACTCGATTTCAACAAAAATTCActtagaactcgagttccacatgagaaagccaaaaagccaatctcgtcttcttcttcttcttcctttgctcCCCTTTgaaaaaaatccacaaacccTTCTCccctctgaaaaaaaaaatccacgacaaccaaagaaacaacaaaaacacaaatacaaacacaaacaagagATCAAAGCTAAAACCACACGAAGCAAGAGATCAACCACAAACCCAGCAGCGAACCCACGAACCAACGAACCCAGGCGGCGAATCCAagcaacaaaacccacaaactcaAGCAACGAACCCACGAACCCAAGCGATGAACCCACGACCCAAGCGACGGAACCCACGAACCCAAGCTCGTATTGAACCTACGAACGTGTATGATTCCCTCAGGCAAAGGTCGTTTTCCctctattctctcttttttatttgtgcagAGCAGGAAATCAAGTCTCTaatactcgagttccactggaaATCGTCTCCTACACACTCGAGTTCCACTAGAAATCGATTCCTACAGACTCGATTTGCTACAGTGAACtcgagtcttttaaactcgagatgttactttcataaatagtttggaaacaatgctaactaacaaaattgtttgaaaatgggtgttattttgaagaaaaaaatcctTCAAAGTTGCGGTGGTGGGttgtttgggttttgggtttgagtttgggtttaggtttggatttgaatttgaattgctCGGCAGTGGTGATGGGTGGTGCTATTGGGTTGCTCCACAGTGGCAGTGGGTGGCTGAGAGAGAGATAGGAAGAGAGActaaaattagagagaaaagagtgtcatttttttaatattattttattgtgtaattatattattttaatgagttgtatgtaaaaataaaaactgagatGTTGGGTATATTAATGTAAAGTTAGTTGGTATAATAAATAAAGCAGGTTTTTAAATGGTAAAATACCAACTTTTATACCGTCTCCAATGCTAGTGCTCCTATCACAATTCATTACATAAGAATAGGATCATAGGATTAAAAATTCATCTAAAGTAAAACCTGTCATTGGGCACAATTCTGTTTGAACATATTGTatgattgattattttaatGCTGGTAGTATAATATTTGGATAATGCCTTGTCCATGTGCACggtcatttttattacaattattGAACACAAACCTTATTATGAGTATCAAGTTCGGGAAAATCACAAAAGAAATTCAAGTAACGATATTGTAGGCATTCATTTGAGGATTCTCTTCTCACatcatcttgttcattagctCTGAGCGAGGTGTTCGATGTCATGTGGATAAGCATCGGCTGGGGACTGAGCTCTATATGCTCTTCCGCCATAAACCACATATCCGACTTCAGTTGGATGAACTGCATCCCaaaatgaatattggctcctgtTACTACATGCAGTTCCAAAAGGAATGCATTCGGCCTGTGGCTGCGGATTTCTTAACACTTCACAACAAGGAACATTTGTAACTATGGAACCTGGTACATAATTTGTTATAGTGGTTAAATAATTGAATTCAACATTTCcaaatagtttaaactttttttttaaaatcataatttattatgatattaaaGCAGGTGGTTCTAAGTTTAAACTCAGTTTTCCCTCTATCTcccatttaaaaagaaaatctcacatgttggttaaataattaaattcactaATTTGTAacaacttaaaattttagaacaatCCATAATATAATAGCAGGGAAAGAGATAAAAAGAGTGTTAAAAGTTTATTAGGTAATCTTACCTTCAGATGTAGAGCTGCTAAGTGAGATTTCAGTAGTGTTTATGTAgataaatttagcatttgttAGATTATTATTGAAGTTATTCACCAATGTGACAACCTTATCATTGAAAAGTGCCACCGCATTGTCGATGTTGTCCACACATGAAGAATTATTGCGGCACATAGTGAGTTCAACTGGAGTATGCCCtaaaaaacccaacccaaaaaggGCTATTTTCAATGCACTAAGCTTATGCAAAgtctagcaaaaaaaaaaaaaaaaaaaagggaaaaaccaTGTTCACTAtcaattttaagagaaaaaacaaCCGTGTTCTGattgaaccaaaaaatgaaaaacaaatacagAAAAGTTGAGCTAACCAATAATTGTTGAGAGAGTTGTTGAACGAGAACCGTAGCGTATTGCTCTTGGTTATATATGCGGCTTGTAGGATAGAACTGTGGCAAGAAGTAATTATTTAGGTAGTCATTAGAACCTATTGCAACAGAGTATATGCATTTGTTTAGATAAGCTGTGGCCAGTGACTCATTATTTCCAAGTAGAGTCTTGATGTTTGAGACTGTAACTTGGTGATTTAGCAACTGCCTATCCAAGCTTATCCGATCACCCTGCAACATGATGCACCAAATTATATTAACTTGATGGTGCCTTTTCATTCTCGATTACAATAATGAAAGCTGGAGGATATTTAAACCCTGAATATTTCCAATAAAAACACTAAGATgcatcaaaaaaattttaaagccTAATACTACCCCAGTTAACCTTGCTGTCTATACATACAATATCAATTTCATAGGATACAATTTATGGCTCTCAATTTGTACTCTTCCATATTTGGCGTCCATAATAGGCACAGGAGAGAACTTAATTTAACAGTTTCCTTATAATTGACTAATTACCTGTTGTTGTCCAGTTTCCTTGCGAATACCTGCTGCACCAGATGCATAATTGACCCCTTTGAGTATTTCTTGACCTCTAGCAGTAGCGAAAGGTGGGATGGAATTGCTAAAACCCAGATGTTCAGCTGCAAGGAGAAAAACACTCTTTCATTTCGATGAAAAATCTtgtataaagatagttttctgtgttttttagtgttttatagcattagaaaaaatgagttaaaggaaaattatctttAATCAATAGAAAAAGTATGacttaattttagaaaattttttccgttaatttttttaaaaaaaaacaactctatcttaTATCTCACAGCAAACTAAATAAGAGAAgttataaaattgtttttcaattcatttaaaattgttactcctcaaatatagaaaaatgagTTAGTTTATGGATAacactttttgaaaaataactcattttaagaaaacattttcgtctaaacaaacaaagcaaaagTTGAAAAGCGTGTTAAGTAGTCAAGTCTACAAGGTTGTTATTAACAAAAGACGCACACAGGTTGAGTCAGTTGTATTAGGAAACATATCCATGacattaaatattataaatctaaatATGTATGGGAGTAAGGGGTTGAAAGGGGATTGATGGTAGAAGTTCTTGTCCTAGCATTAGAGAGAAGTGGTTCGAGCAATAGTCTAAGCAAGGCCCTGTGGTGCACATGGTATTACTCTGTGGTACACGTGATATTACTCATTGTCATCACGTGACATGGGATTAATGAATTCACACCAGAGACTGCCTTTTtcattcaagaaaataaaaatacaacaacaaaaaaataaataaataaataaatttgaaagggGTTGAAAGGGGATATTTACCCTTGGCCCCACCAAAACTCTCcctatatacttttttttacttatttgttttttcagttttctctttcttttccttttttttttataagacagtttttttttaatgcgtTGTTTCAAATATGTCTCTTTTATAGGCCAAGTTTCAtcgattttaaaaaaaatcctattatatCCATGTTTGTTAAGGTTCAaaagtaataaaagaaaattaaggataagaagaaaaaaaaggggggggggggggaccaaAAAGCAAAAGTTTTAATGCAAGAGAAAAActgcaaacaaaagaaaaacatatcGTTACCTACAAATTAAAGTGTTATATGAGTATAAATCATTTAtgtaataacttattatttttcataaaaatttgtaaatagtTATGTaacaaaattcataaattgATATTGTTTCAagttaaatctaaaattttaggtGCAAAAATGGTACTATACGGTTTTAAATTGTTATAGTttaactattttataattttaacaaaatcaatataaattttagttgatgTTTATTTAACTTCTAGAAATCATTATAAAAGATTTATAGGTGAACTTTTGAATATggaaaaattataacacaacttaattagattaaataaaagacaaaaaaaaaaaacctaacaaataaattcaatttaatatatgttattttaaggattttttaatatttaaataccACTTTCGTATCCACGTGAGTGGTAC encodes:
- the LOC126706263 gene encoding GDSL esterase/lipase At1g29670-like, which codes for MACQMKKILLLLLVVLLVLNLQHRVDGTQQVPCFFIFGDSLSDNGNNNNLVTMAKANYQPYGIDFPEGPTGRFTNGRNLVDIIAEHLGFSNSIPPFATARGQEILKGVNYASGAAGIRKETGQQQGDRISLDRQLLNHQVTVSNIKTLLGNNESLATAYLNKCIYSVAIGSNDYLNNYFLPQFYPTSRIYNQEQYATVLVQQLSQQLLTLHKLSALKIALFGLGFLGHTPVELTMCRNNSSCVDNIDNAVALFNDKVVTLVNNFNNNLTNAKFIYINTTEISLSSSTSEGSIVTNVPCCEVLRNPQPQAECIPFGTACSNRSQYSFWDAVHPTEVGYVVYGGRAYRAQSPADAYPHDIEHLAQS